Genomic DNA from Paenibacillus donghaensis:
GAACTAAGTGATTATCCTATACAGCCTGAGGACCGCATGGCTGATTTGGGTGCAAATTCGATAGACCGTGCTGAAATCATTATGATGACGATGGACACCTTGTCTTTGCAGATCCCGCGTATAGAGCTGTTTGGTGTCAATAACATTGGAGAATTAGCCGAGGTGTTACATGCCAAATTGCAAGCCAACTGATTTGTATATAACCGGTCTTGGTGTCACTTCGTCTATTGGACAAGGAGTTGGCAGCTTTTCGG
This window encodes:
- a CDS encoding acyl carrier protein; amino-acid sequence: MSTNELFQIITGHIREVLPELSDYPIQPEDRMADLGANSIDRAEIIMMTMDTLSLQIPRIELFGVNNIGELAEVLHAKLQAN